aatttcaaaactaaaaatttaattatcaataattgttgTTCAGATGCCTCCAGCAAATCAAAATCCAGCTCCGGATCAGCCATTCCCATTGCCCACAGATAGACAAGTATCATCGATACCTAAATCTACGGGTGAAGGTGAGTTTTGGGTGTATCCATCTCAGCAAATGTTTTGGAATGCTATGCTGAGAAAAGGTTGGCGTTGGAGAGATGAAGATATTAAACCCAAAGACATGGaggatattattaaaattcataatgcTAATAATGAACAAGCTTGGCAAGAAGTACTTAAATGGGAAGCATTACATGCGAAAGAATGTGGTACACCAAAGTTGAAGAGTTTTGGTGGTAAAGCTAAAGATTATTCTCCTCGAGCGAAAATTCGTCAATTATTagggtaattattattacttttttttttttattctaaaatttagtATGAGTATTTCCAATCAACCTGAGTTACTTTGGGGATATTGGTGCCGCTACTAATTATCAGAGTAGAATTACCGGTTCTGGACTCTACACCTGAAGTGAACACTTGACAATAGCtttaaacatataaaaaaaaataaaactaatattttgCTGACAagtttttatacattttttaaatataataatttatgtcttggaaatatatattgtgacggtCACATTTGAGAGTGCCTAAACCTGGTATAActaaatatttctattgattttaagtactttttaaataattaaaataactaatacTTATTTATGGTAATGTAATTACCACATTATTTATGCATCTATGagtttattaatcaataatttattgcatgttatctttttttactatttttaaaaatagattgaAGTTATCAATTTCCTTGAAGTGTCCACAGCTGCGGTTTCtaccctatatatatattttatatatatgtattttataataacacCCGCATTGTATAACACcttcataaatataataataataataataataataataataataataataatacccatatatttagtaataacACCCACATATTGTCTGAGAAATTAGAAccatattattttgttaagacttaattaattttgttcaattaattaccacttaaaataaattgatattgagcttctttaataattcgataaaaaaaaaaattaactgaatactagttaaaattatatatttaaaatttaaataatgttttactggatcaattctataaaatttatatttattaaaatcttcttaaatatttttaatagatcgTAAAAGATCtcatttacttaattaatttctgtaaaaatgtaaataataatgattaaaaaattttaggtatGAATTGCCTTTTGATCGTCACGACTGGATCGTCGATAGATGTGGAAAAGATGTACGATATGTTATTGACTATTACGACGGTGGTATGGTTGatgacaaatataaatttgcatTACTTGATGTAAGACCAGCTATGGATtcacttgaaaatatttgggaTCGCATGAAAGTTGCCTACTATCGTTTCCGTTATCAAAGTAATGAGTCGACAAATGAACAATCAACAACTTTATAATTGTACCATAACTagttatagtttaattattaatagtagtaattattttatttttggtatgCATCCATATATGTGTactataatgatatttatgtTGTAATTAatctgttaataaaaataaaaacagtcAAATAGTTTGAAGAGCTTATTAATGTATTAGCTgtcatattattaaattaacttttttctttattgtgacatgaaataaattttattttaaataataataaaacatttaatgaTATAATCGATACAtgcattatttatcattatcgaaaataaatttaaatttagtttaattcATGTACGAATATTAATCAGCAttacaaaaatgtattttacttaatttaaaataataaaatattaagaatttaatcacttcaatcttaaaaattattgatatttcaatcagtttcgttttaagtcaaaataaaatatttcttatcaatgtcttattcattaataatatcgTTATATAACTCGTGTCttctataaattgttattttatttttatctaaaatacaCCATCAATGCCTTAcactgaattaatttaaaaattaattattaattacaatggCTTTCACTTgctaaacttaaaaaaaataaaatatgtatgtgaaaataatattagacATTGAAAACATGTTTtgtcttttaataaattataactgcttacaattacaaataatttatttacttataagtctataacaaattttttgcatCGATGTTTCTAATTTAGGTCATaaaagtcaattttataaaaaactagCTGTTACATGTCCGCTTTGCTGGATGTAAATTAAAGTTTAGtgataatttctattttatgatTAACTATAGCTTCTACCTGTGACTTCCTTTGCAATCGTATTCATATAATCGTAACAaccttgaataaattaataacacaTACTTAAATTAGAAATAGTAACACTACAATTATAACGATcggacgaaaaaaaattattcatttatttttattgagttaaaaatatacgagtctttcttataaaatcttgGATGCAAGGGGATAGGCTAGTCAACAAGTTCAAACAGACGAAAACTTTTGATAAAGCTCTTAAAAATATGAGCGATAGTTCATTCAAATCGGGATAAAgtctagaaaaaatgttttcgagGATGTATTAGCACATAAAAATTGCATTAGTTTTAACGTTCTAAACGTTCACCGAACGTTTGAGATTTCAATTCGGGATGTTTTCAAGCTttaaggagctcgaaaacagcgggaagttttggggctagTCCGCAGGACCAACCGATccgaagatttttttttagttatttgtcGAACGCTACTCATTTCGACACACATATTTCTACTTATGAGAACcacttgaataataaaaaagtctgtGAATAAAACtggaatatttttgtttttacaggtacaaatataattttaagaaaaataatttatttttttttctgtttacatttataataacatacaGAACTGGCAATAATTTCAGGcagctaaaataataaagaaccACTTAAATAACCCAATTATGATTGAGATTCATCCATAATAAGTTTAGTTACAATAAGTTACGTGTGGAACTGACTAGTAAGTACTTTCatctgttttaaatatatttttcctaTAATACATAGGGGACATTCCATGCCTAATCATCCCACTGTCGAAATTTGTAATTCCGATGAAGTTAATATTTGCCAATCTTTTTACATTCCTCAACCAAGGTTTCCATggtatttttcgattttttttaacttcccgctaagaaaattgaaaattttcgaaagaaAGAGAAGTTATTAAGTTAAGTTCTaccagatcttgacgtttagAGAATCTAGGAAGCTagtctgactaatttcaaaatgatgtcTGAGTGCATGTATGTGGGTATGTGTGTGTACGTGGATATGTATGTGTGCAAACttggtataatttttttaacttattaacCGATCAGAAAGGTTCTTGCAGCAATCGAGAGAGCTTGTTgaccatcaactttcctgagaATTTCCGATCGATCGATCGATTAGACTCTaaggtataaaataaatacgaaaaaataaacgatttttattttagtttttttttctttaatttctcAGAAATTACTCCATCGATTGACtccaaaatataatcaattatagaGTGTAATAAAGTTTTTCCAGTAAAAAACCTCGAATGGTTACTGTTACTATCTTCAATTGTAACTAGTGACTCGGAATGACCGtcattttgagttttggtcACAAGACGGTCCGCTGACGGTCTTGTGACCGACGGACCTAAATGACGAGCCTGTTCTATGGCGACATGACCGTCTCAAATTTTCCGGTCAGAGTCCGTCATTTCGgaacgtcaaaatttttttttgtcacaaaTTTAGTCAGTCGCATCTAGCTAGATGATTTGTGATCGTCATCAAATTTTTGGTCACGGATTTGGGCTTGGTCATGAATTTGGTCAGTCACAACCAGCTAGATGATTAGACGCAATCTTTTTTGctaatgattgaaaaatttagtaagATGCCGCCACAATTGTGACGATCCGTCATTTTATCGcagattttcttagcgggaagttgagAATTAGTTTTCGTATTCTTCTGACTACGATTTTTCTTAAACAAATGAACCGATTTCGATGGTTGAggcaatattttaatttttcttttccgtTTAGTAATActtcaattattattgtaattattagaCACCGAGGAccttttgattaatttactttaattttattaactaaattaattcgtaggtatttattaattcatttacttttggacggaacaattaattattaaatagaattaattaaatagttaattgaGTTGACTAGACTAAGAACTAGAATAATAGGTTTTCTGGCAAGTGATTTACACCATAGGCCTAGAAAATTCTACGACTCAATAATTCCGGCTGCTTGCCTAGAATCTCGGACGATGAACTAAATCCGGCCGGTTGGCCTGGATTTAGGAAGACAATATCTgactttttgataaatttactcttatatatataattaacgattaattaattacacaatTTGCCTAAACGCGAAACGACTTATTACCCCAATGAACGACTaggtattttatataaattagaaTTCTCGCCTGGGcctagaataataatttaatgaatgcCTGTCACAAATTTTCTGATGCTTATTTTTCTCTGTCTTTGTCTCGTTTGGTCTCTTTTGTCTCTTCTCGTTCTTTCTGTAATCTTTGCTCGTTCATCTGCCATATCACGTGCATGCTCAAACAGTATCCTGGTTGTCCATGGACGTCTCCCAGTTCTAACTGTACGGAAAAACCGACTCTGtcaaaattacagaaaaaactGTCAAATTAACAGATTTACCCCTGTCAACCCAAAAATGTCAATTTCACAaagttaaaaatgttattttcatattgtGGAAACTGttgattttatagtttttcGATGTCataatgacatttaaaaaatgcaaaattcacttaaaaaatactctcttaaatttgaaatagtgaaaatagtaACTATTCACTAGTAATAAGTGATTATTCACTCGCAAATAGTGATTGTCACATGTTTTTCACTAATTTGTTTTTAGAGAGTTAAATGTGAAATTTAtgttgactaaaaaatattctaaaaatcgAAGTTTTAACTAGAAAAATTAGATAGAGGAAGGGGGAGGGTGGACCCCTGGGGGCAAAATAGGCCATTGAGGCAAAATGGTCcttccaaaatttttgaaattaaaagtgtTTGGGACGGGGGGAAGGGTAAAATGGGCTGCCAAGACTTTGAAAACTcacgaatattttttagtcaaacggattcctaaaattttttgcccctatttatttttaatcgatgTAAAAAAGCTTAAACTCAAGTGATCTACAGATTCCctcatttaaaaatgaaatttggtttgtaaattttgtataactTGATAATCAACTTTTTACGTATTGTTTctgtaaatttgtttttatctgTAAATCTGACATAGTATGGTTATGTTATTTTCACATATTATTTCTGTAAATTTGACAGTTTTATCTGTTAATTCGATAGTTGTTATCtataaatatgacaattttgACATTCCCATATCTGTCATTTTtacatatcatttttttccgtgcgcCCTGACTCAGCTACTGTTTTGcatttatgtaaaattcaCTCGATTGTCTTCGGCAATTATAGGAATATTTCACCCCTACTTAGTTATGATTGGGACTCGTGTGCGAGTCTCTTCAATTAGCGCACCCAGCAACGATCGATAAAGTAACTCATTTTACGCCGTTACAAATTAAACAGTCacacacggagaaaaatattaGCTCAAAACctaccaatttttattatgctgtcgaccaaACTTGAAACAAGAAGGGAAGcagccaaaaaattattatgttctTATGAAAAACTATTATGCCACATGACAACTATTATAATGTATATTATAGCAACAATTGCTATGACAACGGTATATAGTTTTGGTAACGTCTAGTAATAATCTATAGGAAGAGCGCATTTGATAGATAATCAATGAGAAGAGATAGGTTTGTTAAATTGCTCAAAAGTCTAGTTTGAATAGGAATTTCTTGTAATCCGTTTCTAGAGAACATCTAGATTGAGAAAGAAACATGTAtgctaaattttaaatcaatgggACCTATAGTTTCAGAGATCTCGAgatgagtcaaaattttaaatttttacacccACGCGAACTTCTAGATAAGTCAATTTTCTGCAAGAAATCTATGCCACTCATTTTTCGGTACCGTAGCAAATATTTGTGATGAACAAAGATTATTGTTGATGGTTAAATTACGACCCGTAAGTAATGATAGTTACAAGTCTTTGATTTGAGTCAGGTTATTTATTCATCGATCTAGTTAATTCCTTCATAGAATTTCGGATAAGCTTTCTAAAACTAAACAAGTCCCTTATCATACATTTTTAGATATTGCCAAAATTAATGTTTCTATATTTTTACCTATAAAATCTTGTAATTTCAGGTAGGGACTAATTCTTACTCCGCGAAAATGACCTTCAAATTGAAGCCACTGATCTTATTTCTTGCGTTATTTCTGactatgataaattttacagcTGCTGATACATTCACAGAATGTGTTAAAAACAATGATTGTAACGAGGTAaggctaaaaatatttaacatatcttatacatattttccgaaataaattttaatttgtttatttatcgttttacTATAACAGGCTGTGAAAACACTGCTTAGAAGTGAAGGTGATCATGGCGCACCTGtaagtaaaatgaaaaaattgtctaTTTAATGTGTACTCTAACAATTGAACAATCACTCTCGTATTTTTCCATCGTTACAGCACGTTGAGTTTGTTCCAAGTCCGGAGGAAGATGCGGTAAGGCTCAGAGAaacttattatattttcaataagtttcttaaaaatttagctATTGTGTTTGTTCTCACAGCAAAAGTGCATGTACGTGCGTACGTGCGTAGGTGTCTCGTGTGTGcttgtaaaaaagaaaattttctcatgTTTTTATgtcagaaattaaatttttcaatgcatGATGTCTCTCAATCATTTAAAGTTCTATTTCCAGTaggcatatatatttaacttcaTTGCTTTCGCTCACAAATTAACCTTCAGGACAAAAGAATCTCATatcacactaaaaaaaatatattttgattataaaacaGAAATTCATGTCACGAAACTTCGAATCGACTAACATTCACAAATtttggtcaaatttttttgtcttataaattttgggCTCAGGAACTTAGGACGATTTAGACTTTTCAGAGTTAAGTTTCGGGATTGAAAAGATTTCggtgctcaaaaaaaaaaaaaaaaaaaaaacacttgtcGAAcgcaaatttaacaatttctaTGCAGATCATATCGAAataatgtattatttaaatcccgaaaatttttctaagtcccgattttaatttgattaattaccaaataatatttgatttaactAGTTAGCATTTATTGTAACCACTTGGCTTTCATTGTagcgataattaaaaataaataacaaactaattttagttacttcaactattttttagaGTCATCTGAACAATAAATAGTtacaataactatttaaatttgttacaccaactaaattaaaatacactagtcccaaaaattaagagatcgaaaaaaaattcgaaatttttgggtgattttcaacatgctgtaactcggtgaaaaatgatcgtagagtgaaaataaaaaaagcaaattgtagcctcAATTTTCTAGTTTTGAGATCTggacttcaatttttttgtcatgcACGGTTCCAGAGTAATCTTAAAAAAactgacgaaaaaaaaaaatttcaaaatttttgctcgtctttCAACAAGTCTATagactttaataaatttttgttgataatctGACCTTTAGGCTCTTTTAGGAAATTCTATGCCCTTTAATTTGGCGTCCTCAAAGAGTCTCTACGACGGTTTGGTGCCGAGTTATCATTGGTCAAAGCAAAAAAGTCCATTTTGGCTTCGATAATCAATATCTACGGACGTATTGGTCGAACAGAGAATGGAAGTAGAGTTTTGAAAACTGGAAAACATTCTCTATATGACAAAATTAGTGGCTattgatggaaaaattttttttgaagcgataatgtttattaaaaaacagataaaaatTCGCATAACTAAGGATATTCGGAAATCTTGCTGTTACTTTGGATATAATGGATGAATAAAGGATatcgtcgtttttttttttttttttttcaattttttccggTAATCAATCATTTTGATTAAAGAAATCAAGATTAGTggtgaaaaaaacattttgaaatcgaaaaaatgaacAGAAACCGGGAAACTACCAATTATGGTGATTTTTGGCAAAACCAATGAATTTAAAGCTCCGGGACactaataaagaaaaatcgcagtgctttgaaattttcagggttttTTCAGGACACTTTGAGGTTGAAATGGACTATTTTGCTTTGACCAATGATAACTCGGCGCCAAACCGTCGTAGAGACTTTTTGAGGCCGCCAAATTAAagagcataaaatttcctaaaagagCCTAAAGGTcagattatcaaaaaaaatttattgaagcccatAGACTTGTTGAAggacgagcaaaaattttgaaatttttttttttcgtcagtTTTCTTAAGATTACTCTGGAACcgtgcatgataaaaaaattaaagtccAGATTTGAAAACTAGAAACTTTaggctacaatttgctttttttattttcactctaCGATCATTTTTTACCGAGTTACAGCAtattgaaaatcacccaaaaatttcaaattttttttcgatcccttaatttttgggaCTAGTGTAGTTGTCTTTTTTTAGTTGTGGCAACTACTGAGATTTCTCTCAGtgtgagctcgaaaacagcggaaagttttggggaaaattttttttttttttcaaaaaatggcgAAAGGGTCTTGCagggaatttatttaagtttttaacaCCACCCTTAAATTTACTGTACGATTATCAGTTCCTGAAATATCTATGGTCAAAGCCAAaaagatcattttttgtttgaaggctgatatctctgcAACAAATCGTCCtacgaggttaaaaaaaagccaaattgaagctgattaaattttctaaacgacctacacggagaaaaaaatatagtaaaaattacaatcttatagtaaaatttactaacagatatgaaaaaatacattctgtattgtaattattactaaacgtttagtaaaatttactagttagtaataattacataataagatactaaaaattactatgcgtaatgtattttttgctaacacaattgtattttttactatctgtatagtaaattctactatgtatagataaaattaaattttagtagggatagcatatacaaatatgtattacaagttctgaaaTCGTTGTCTAAAGGAGACATCGGGCCGTTAGACATAGGAAAGGACTCGCGCacgggagatcagggttcgaatctcaaTTGAAAcctagtgattttttaaaaaacacaaatcgacaccaacaccaatacaaatgacataaataacaataataatcaaaatgatagtaataataataagaaaaagttaaagctaaaaaaaatttaatttaatttatttccattctaatatagtaaaatttacaaaacggAATAGTGAAATTTACGAAAcggaatagtaaaatttactaaacgggacagtgaaatttacttatctgtttatgaatttttcatataaatcataagcgtttcaATATTACTATCTGAATTTACCAATTATtcccatattttttagtatattttactatatttttttctccgtgtacataCAAACAACAGTCAACTCGAAtccagaaaaatatttttgattcaagaaaaatttttatgattcggaaaatcaaaatcttaTCTCATCTTATCttgcagtaaataaataattatcttgataCTTTTATcttaagtcaaaatttttttttcaaaccgaCATATTTTTACgctaaaatcgaaaaatttttacttgcttaaagtgtttttgttttttagtatgagagatatttttttaaaggaagTTTTTCGTTAAAAGTGAAAATGAATTGTAGTTTTTAATCTAACAATTGAAAGCAAAACATAGTAAAGTGCCGatcagttatttaaaaatacaagttGTAGTAAAACCCATGTACCTATTATAGAATTTAGAGATTgcttgttatttatatataaccatgcacgggaaaaaaattgtagttgCTACAACAGCAGCTGTAGTTGAGGTTACTACAAGTTGGAGTAAAGAAACGCCAACTCGAATTTGGAATAATCTCAACCCCAGGTGTAGTAACGTCAGTACTATTTATGTAGTATCCTTAACTATATATTGGAGTGACCGCTACTACAAATGttttactacaatattgtGATTAGAAGAACCACagtttttttccgtgtatataattatataagcttatatataatcatttgtGATGTTTTCTTggcgttatatatataattctgtataattatatataattctatataatttttttttacccgagATCTCAGCTTCTCTGAAAATGTCGCAAAATCGGATACGATAAATTGTTTtggatttaattttcattttaactaATTCCAAATTGTTATCTTCTTTTACTATTGCAGAGAGTTGCGGCCAGAGAACGATCAATGCAGAGTCAAGATCCGGTGAGTTTCAAGTAGTTACCACAATGTTATTCAAGTTTGTTTTTTGCTCAAATCAATCTTAAACTcaacattttcaattttttttatcttttttactcGGAAgaaatatgtacatatacattagactgtgtcaaaataattttttttattttcgattgGACGTATCTTAAAAGTTTCttcaatatgaaaaaaaaattctcctaaAGATTGAATTCAATATCTTAAAAATTGAGTTAGCGCAAGGGGGGAGGTCtcctttcccatttaaataagattgtgaaatttttttttttatttttaaaattactacacgaagaattttttttaattttgctctCGACAATCCttcaggaaatttaattctctacaaaaatgtctatgtccattttttttctaaactcaaCAGAAACGAAGTTACAGAGGGCCGAataggagaaaaaaataattaatgaattaataacagaaaaaaaaatgtattattttaacttatcaattaattaactcaattCAATTCATTATTCATAGAAAAATGTTGAATTCAACATTGCTTcgaattaataacaaaacaatatttacaataaaacagaaatgaataataattataattaaaacagaaattaattatgtagGTTCTTTTTTGTTGCCAATTTCactctctacaaattattatcagtaaagttttttcaaattccgtattattttctagttattttcattttaatgtcgagCTCTTGAAATTGATCAGAACCGCTCTTTTAAaagcttgaaattaaaatggaaaCAACTAGataacaatgcggaatttgaaaaactttgtTGATAGTAATTTctagataataaaattgtcaacaaaaaagcttgtataacattttgtgataatctattaaaaaaatgatgagaccgttttttgtagagcgttcaatttcctagaAAAATGTGTATTTGTCTACTTGATCTTTTGATTTGTTAAcgagttaaaaatactcaaagttaaaaaatagtatattacactaCAAGGGCAGAAAGTTGGAGATTCCTGCACTGCGCGTCATGATGCTCGAGGCGAAGCTGAGGCTGAAGCtgatatatattagggtgcttcgttttcggcgaaagcattttttttgttgctcatcgagcaaaatattgtttcttatgctaaaacaaaaattcctgccaagtctgacctcttaattccaatcctaagtattttccatttgatttccaagatttcccatttaaaatacacgtaaaataaattactgttttttttaactttctaatactcagctgtgTTTCATGATATCATCGCAGTTGTGGTCGCAAGTTGTAGGGCGTTTGGtattcttcaaaagtgcctaTAGTATCTTACCtctaattccagctgtttcactgatgcccgctgaggaagtcatttttcatatcaaattgacctttattgccttgcagaacgtaagccaatgaatgcacaccaatAATTTacatgggaattttatagaatcttttattcccttcaaaaaaagcccTATGATTCAAGTCGCTAAAGCCGATAATTTTCGAGtt
Above is a window of Microplitis demolitor isolate Queensland-Clemson2020A chromosome 1, iyMicDemo2.1a, whole genome shotgun sequence DNA encoding:
- the LOC106693073 gene encoding holocytochrome c-type synthase, translating into MGNTLTIASVLAKDVITPVPHGEINEKPKYNHHVHKSFEGTPPPECPMHQSGDKKPQIITSECPIDHMDSSQINPMNMMPPANQNPAPDQPFPLPTDRQVSSIPKSTGEGEFWVYPSQQMFWNAMLRKGWRWRDEDIKPKDMEDIIKIHNANNEQAWQEVLKWEALHAKECGTPKLKSFGGKAKDYSPRAKIRQLLGYELPFDRHDWIVDRCGKDVRYVIDYYDGGMVDDKYKFALLDVRPAMDSLENIWDRMKVAYYRFRYQSNESTNEQSTTL